DNA from Candidatus Nitrospira nitrificans:
ATTCACCAGCGCATTAAAGCCAACCATTGAACCCTGCCAGATGGAACGCCAACAACGATTCATTGTAGGCAATCCCTTGATGGATATTGATGCGCTTGAGCGCGAACCAGGACGCAGGCTTTCCCTCCTCATGTCCGAATTGCGTCGTCGTAGCGGCTCGATACCCTGCCTCACGCACCTGATCGGCGACGAGCGGCGACCAGTTTCCATTCGGGTAACAAAACACCGGGATAGGACTGAGACCTTTCTCCCGAAGCATGGCCATGGATTCAGCAGCTTCTCGCGCCACATCAGGTGGCGACAAGGTCGTCATGATACGATGGCTGACCGAATGCGACCCAAACTCCACGCCGGAGGAAGACATCTCACAGGCCTCTTCCCAATTCATCAGAACGCGCTGGGACGGGAATGCCGTCTGCGATTCAGCCAGCCATTCCTCAAGGCACGCGTCGATTTGCTCCTGGGGCTGAACCTTCCAACACTCGACAATCGCATCGGTATCGCCACGCTCAAACGCATCGATCGCCGGCATGAGCCACGGGAAATTCTTCACAAGACGGCGAAATCGATTCTGCCGTTCCGGCAGGGCTCCACGGAAATGGCTCTGCATGATGAGCCCAAGGCGATCCGGCCAGAACCATCTATCCGTGCCGATAAAGGCGGTCGGCAAAAACACCGTCGCAGGGATTCGATGCCGTTGAAGAGCAGGCCACGCATGCCGATACGTATCCAGCCACCCGTCATCGAATGTCATGACGCAGTACCGGGCCATTGGGTCCCACCGGCGCGCCGTCCACAATGTCAGCAATTCCGAGAAACTAATGAGTTGAAACTCTGCGGATAAGAACGCAAGGTGCCGCTCAAACATGTCAGGAGTCACATACATCCCTGGCTGCACACATTGCATGCGCACATCTTCAAGGGGAAGCACCCGATGGTATGTCAGGATAGAGACCTTCCCCCTTAACGGGGAAAGGCAGCCAGGCATGCGAGAATATAATCCGGCCGCAC
Protein-coding regions in this window:
- a CDS encoding polysaccharide deacetylase family protein, encoding MQCVQPGMYVTPDMFERHLAFLSAEFQLISFSELLTLWTARRWDPMARYCVMTFDDGWLDTYRHAWPALQRHRIPATVFLPTAFIGTDRWFWPDRLGLIMQSHFRGALPERQNRFRRLVKNFPWLMPAIDAFERGDTDAIVECWKVQPQEQIDACLEEWLAESQTAFPSQRVLMNWEEACEMSSSGVEFGSHSVSHRIMTTLSPPDVAREAAESMAMLREKGLSPIPVFCYPNGNWSPLVADQVREAGYRAATTTQFGHEEGKPASWFALKRINIHQGIAYNESLLAFHLAGFNGWL